From the Acidicapsa ligni genome, one window contains:
- the moeB gene encoding molybdopterin-synthase adenylyltransferase MoeB, whose translation MTTATAEPLPELTNDELGRYSRHLILPEVGMEGQQRLKAAKVLCVGTGGLGSPLALYLAAAGIGTLGVIDFDVVDYSNLQRQIIHSTKDVGRKKVDSAQEKLNALNPALNVVKHDTMLTSANALEIFAQYDIIADGTDNFQTRYLVNDACVLLNKPNAYGSIFRFEGQASVFATKDGPCYRCLYPEPPPPGLVPSCAEGGVLGILPGMIGTIQATEVIKLILGKGEPLIGRLLLVDALTMRFRELKLRKNPDCPVCGTNPTVTALIDYNQFCGIAPEPAQAATVKNGIPQISVKELKARLDGKEARNDNFLLLDVREPYEFQIAQIGGKLIPQNDVPNRLNELNPQQEIFVHCRSGARSQKIAEFLQANGFQKVSNVAGGILAWADEIDTTVQKY comes from the coding sequence ATGACCACCGCCACCGCCGAACCCTTACCCGAGCTAACCAACGACGAACTGGGCCGCTACTCCCGCCACCTCATCCTTCCCGAGGTCGGCATGGAAGGCCAGCAGCGTCTCAAAGCCGCCAAAGTGCTCTGCGTCGGCACCGGAGGCCTCGGCTCGCCGCTCGCTCTCTATCTCGCCGCAGCCGGTATCGGAACCCTCGGTGTAATTGATTTCGATGTCGTGGACTACAGCAACCTCCAGCGCCAGATCATCCACAGCACCAAAGACGTTGGCCGCAAAAAGGTCGATTCCGCCCAGGAAAAGCTGAACGCGCTCAATCCCGCGCTCAACGTCGTCAAGCACGACACCATGCTCACCAGCGCCAACGCCCTCGAAATCTTCGCCCAGTACGACATCATCGCCGACGGCACAGACAACTTCCAGACCCGCTACCTGGTCAACGACGCCTGCGTCCTGCTCAACAAACCCAATGCCTACGGCAGCATATTCCGCTTCGAAGGCCAGGCCAGCGTCTTCGCCACCAAAGATGGCCCCTGCTACCGCTGCCTCTATCCGGAGCCACCACCACCCGGCCTCGTCCCAAGCTGCGCCGAAGGCGGCGTCCTCGGCATCCTCCCCGGCATGATCGGCACCATCCAGGCCACCGAAGTCATCAAGCTCATCCTCGGCAAAGGCGAGCCGCTCATCGGCCGTCTGCTTCTCGTCGATGCGCTCACCATGCGCTTCCGCGAGCTCAAGCTACGCAAAAATCCCGACTGCCCCGTCTGCGGCACCAACCCGACGGTCACAGCCCTCATCGACTACAACCAGTTCTGCGGAATCGCACCCGAACCAGCACAGGCGGCTACAGTGAAAAACGGCATCCCTCAAATCTCAGTCAAAGAACTCAAAGCCCGCCTCGACGGCAAAGAGGCCCGCAACGACAACTTCCTTCTCCTCGACGTACGCGAGCCCTACGAATTCCAGATCGCCCAGATCGGCGGCAAGCTCATCCCTCAGAACGACGTTCCCAATCGCCTGAACGAGCTCAACCCCCAGCAGGAAATCTTCGTCCACTGCCGCTCCGGAGCCCGCAGCCAGAAGATCGCAGAATTCCTCCAAGCCAACGGCTTCCAGAAAGTCAGCAACGTAGCCGGCGGCATCCTGGCCTGG
- the lpxK gene encoding tetraacyldisaccharide 4'-kinase, with protein MKRPWALPLVPLYAAGTALRSLALRQGWEKINHLTAPVISIGNISAGGTGKTPFVIALAQLLHRQGIPGDILSRGYGRNTAHAERVNPNGSAAQFGDEPLLIARQTDLPVYVAAKRFEAGQLAEAATPQSKLHLLDDGFQHRQLARDIDIVLINSEDLADSLLPAGNLRESRSALKRANIFAIDSADEPAATRLRALQLTQPIWRYRREMQVPKIAGPVVAFCGIARPSQFFRGLEQSGLQLAARHAFSDHHSYTPQDLQHLNDLAKTSKATALITTEKDQIRLPNPNFALPLQTTPLRITFEDEPTIQSFLQTHLKQTKPHP; from the coding sequence GTGAAAAGACCCTGGGCCTTGCCTCTAGTCCCGCTCTACGCAGCAGGCACAGCCCTGCGCTCACTGGCACTGCGCCAAGGCTGGGAAAAAATAAACCATCTAACCGCGCCCGTCATCAGCATCGGAAACATCTCCGCAGGAGGCACCGGCAAGACTCCCTTCGTCATAGCCCTCGCCCAACTGCTGCACCGGCAAGGCATCCCGGGGGACATACTGTCACGCGGCTACGGTCGCAACACCGCACATGCAGAGCGCGTAAACCCCAACGGCAGCGCCGCCCAATTCGGCGACGAACCGCTTCTCATAGCCCGCCAGACCGACCTTCCCGTTTACGTCGCCGCCAAACGCTTCGAAGCAGGCCAACTAGCCGAAGCCGCAACACCCCAGAGTAAGCTTCATCTCCTCGACGACGGCTTCCAGCACCGTCAACTGGCCCGCGACATAGACATCGTCCTCATCAACTCCGAAGACCTCGCCGACTCACTTCTCCCCGCAGGCAATCTCCGAGAAAGCCGCTCCGCCCTCAAGCGAGCCAACATATTCGCGATTGATTCAGCAGATGAACCAGCCGCAACCCGCCTCCGCGCCCTGCAACTGACACAACCCATCTGGCGCTACCGCCGCGAAATGCAAGTCCCCAAAATCGCTGGCCCAGTAGTAGCCTTCTGCGGCATAGCCCGCCCCAGCCAGTTCTTCCGGGGATTGGAACAATCCGGCCTCCAGCTCGCCGCCCGCCACGCCTTCAGCGACCACCACAGCTACACCCCGCAAGACCTGCAGCACCTGAACGACCTGGCCAAAACATCCAAAGCCACAGCCCTCATCACCACAGAAAAAGACCAGATCCGCCTACCCAATCCGAACTTCGCACTCCCCCTCCAAACCACACCCCTCCGCATCACCTTCGAAGACGAACCCACAATCCAGTCCTTCCTGCAAACCCACCTCAAACAAACAAAGCCACATCCCTAA
- a CDS encoding 3-deoxy-D-manno-octulosonic acid transferase has protein sequence MILFLYNILLLLGLILSAPWWIWKMTTTHKYREGLRERLGKVPRRILDATGSKPVIQPSSQPVLWLHAVSVGEVLAVSRLISELESELPTYRLVLSTTTRTGQALARERFGASRVFYCPLDLPWAVNAYLDELKPRMLILAETEFWPNLLSACFHRAIPVVVVNARISDRSWPRYRRLRALWRPFLSKLTAVLAQTAIDADRLRAIGCQPDRVSVSGNLKFDIRSTQESAATTLLRTLSGNHRLIVAGSTLDGEEEILLAAWTQLQAKTGNTTPGVELALILAPRHPERFPQVASLLQQTSFPWRRRSAIDIGQSPKKLAPEKLAPGEIILLDSIGELASVYSLATIAFVGGSLVEAGGHNPLEPAQFSIPIVMGPHYANFRGIVDQLRTRQALTIADKSTLATTLISLLTNPAEASAMGKQAHHVFETQSGATARTVAAIHQILNKIQHARGPR, from the coding sequence ATGATTCTTTTCCTCTACAACATACTCCTGCTGCTCGGGCTGATCCTAAGCGCGCCCTGGTGGATATGGAAGATGACGACCACGCACAAATACCGCGAAGGATTGCGCGAGCGCCTCGGTAAAGTTCCCAGGCGGATATTGGACGCGACAGGCAGCAAACCCGTTATCCAGCCCTCTAGCCAGCCCGTCCTCTGGCTGCACGCCGTCTCCGTCGGCGAAGTCCTCGCCGTAAGCCGCCTCATCTCCGAACTGGAATCCGAACTTCCCACCTATCGACTCGTCCTCTCCACCACCACCCGCACCGGCCAGGCCCTCGCCCGCGAACGCTTCGGCGCATCCCGAGTCTTCTACTGCCCGCTCGATCTCCCCTGGGCCGTCAACGCCTATCTCGATGAACTCAAGCCCCGAATGCTGATCCTCGCCGAGACTGAATTCTGGCCCAACCTGCTCTCCGCCTGCTTCCATCGAGCAATTCCCGTCGTAGTAGTCAACGCACGCATCTCAGACCGCTCCTGGCCCCGCTATCGACGCCTGCGCGCACTCTGGCGACCGTTCCTAAGCAAACTCACCGCCGTACTCGCGCAGACAGCAATCGATGCCGACCGCCTCCGCGCCATCGGCTGCCAGCCAGACCGCGTATCCGTCAGCGGCAACCTCAAATTCGATATCCGCTCCACTCAAGAATCAGCAGCCACAACCCTGCTTCGCACACTCTCCGGCAACCACCGCCTGATCGTCGCCGGAAGCACCCTCGATGGCGAAGAAGAAATCCTCCTCGCCGCCTGGACGCAGCTACAAGCCAAAACCGGAAACACCACACCCGGCGTAGAATTAGCCCTCATCCTCGCCCCGCGCCATCCCGAACGCTTCCCGCAAGTAGCAAGCCTGCTGCAGCAAACCAGCTTTCCCTGGCGTCGCCGCAGTGCAATCGACATCGGGCAATCCCCAAAAAAATTAGCCCCAGAAAAACTAGCCCCCGGCGAAATCATCCTGCTCGATTCCATAGGCGAACTAGCCTCCGTCTACTCCCTGGCCACCATCGCCTTTGTAGGAGGTAGCCTCGTAGAGGCAGGCGGCCACAATCCACTCGAACCCGCCCAGTTCAGCATCCCCATCGTCATGGGCCCGCACTACGCCAACTTCCGCGGCATCGTCGATCAACTGCGTACCCGGCAAGCCCTGACGATAGCCGACAAATCCACTCTAGCCACCACGCTCATCAGCCTTCTCACAAACCCGGCAGAAGCCTCCGCAATGGGCAAACAAGCCCACCACGTCTTCGAAACCCAGTCCGGCGCCACAGCCCGCACCGTAGCCGCAATCCACCAGATACTGAACAAAATCCAGCACGCCCGAGGCCCCCGGTGA